One Cohnella candidum genomic region harbors:
- a CDS encoding O-methyltransferase: MSLACQVDLALEQLDGELTGMSAGTIVIQIRNDEIGKFGIRHLPLDCGTREKDTVGMTSEQVRLLRRMAIEALRHKKGWTHGEMAYDFVLRQGQLFVSVQFESNYNMANVLFRRAPKARNRRDVSSE, translated from the coding sequence GTGTCTTTAGCATGTCAAGTGGATTTGGCACTGGAACAGCTCGATGGGGAATTGACCGGCATGTCCGCAGGGACGATCGTCATTCAAATCCGCAACGATGAAATCGGGAAGTTCGGGATTCGCCATCTGCCCCTTGATTGCGGTACCCGGGAAAAAGACACCGTAGGGATGACCTCCGAGCAGGTACGCCTGCTTCGGCGAATGGCCATTGAAGCGCTCCGGCACAAAAAGGGATGGACACACGGCGAAATGGCTTACGATTTCGTCCTTCGGCAAGGCCAATTGTTCGTAAGCGTCCAGTTCGAGTCCAACTACAACATGGCGAACGTATTGTTCCGCCGCGCGCCTAAAGCACGCAACCGACGGGACGTTTCCAGCGAGTAG
- a CDS encoding metal-dependent hydrolase, protein MDTGTHFVFGLGLGGLAMIDPVISSHPYGAAAILLGTVAGSNAPDLDMLLRLKSNADYIKNHRGMSHSLPAIFIWTGLITLCLTLAFRDIPWWHLGFWVFVSVVVHVFSDLFNAYGTQAYRPISKEWVKWNIIHIFDPFIFSAHVLAILLWASGSAEPRVIFPVLYVLLAIYYVWRTAVHRKLSRKVSSSDPEGRRGDRYTLLPTISPYRWNVVRRSEDGLYGVGVWERGRLHWHDTLSCDDHPAAEASKSHPDIQAFLGITPFPCASVKVQTWGYEVRWVDIRYRYRKQYPFVAVVMMDSSYRPLQSYVGWLSEDRLEKRLRMTTY, encoded by the coding sequence ATGGATACCGGAACCCATTTCGTATTCGGGCTGGGCTTAGGCGGTCTGGCCATGATCGACCCCGTGATCTCCTCGCACCCTTACGGCGCTGCCGCGATTCTTCTAGGTACCGTGGCCGGTTCCAACGCGCCGGATTTGGATATGCTTCTAAGGTTGAAAAGCAATGCCGATTATATCAAAAATCACCGGGGGATGTCCCACTCCCTGCCCGCGATCTTCATTTGGACCGGTTTGATCACGCTATGCCTGACGCTCGCTTTCCGGGATATTCCGTGGTGGCATCTGGGCTTCTGGGTGTTCGTGTCCGTCGTCGTCCACGTGTTCTCGGATCTGTTCAACGCCTACGGCACCCAAGCTTACCGCCCGATCAGCAAAGAATGGGTCAAATGGAATATCATCCACATTTTCGACCCGTTCATCTTCTCGGCGCACGTGCTGGCCATCCTTCTCTGGGCTTCCGGGTCGGCCGAACCGAGAGTCATCTTCCCGGTTCTGTACGTGCTGCTCGCGATCTACTATGTATGGCGAACCGCCGTACACCGCAAGTTGTCGCGAAAAGTCTCTTCCTCCGATCCTGAAGGGCGCCGCGGGGACCGCTACACGCTGCTTCCGACCATCTCCCCCTACCGTTGGAACGTGGTCCGCCGATCGGAGGACGGTTTGTACGGCGTAGGAGTATGGGAACGGGGGCGCCTGCACTGGCACGACACGCTCTCCTGCGACGATCATCCGGCTGCCGAAGCTTCGAAAAGCCATCCGGACATCCAAGCCTTTCTGGGCATCACCCCGTTTCCTTGCGCGAGCGTCAAGGTGCAGACATGGGGATACGAGGTCCGGTGGGTCGATATCCGATACCGGTACCGCAAACAATACCCGTTCGTGGCGGTCGTCATGATGGATTCGAGTTACCGCCCGCTTCAATCCTACGTCGGCTGGCTAAGCGAAGACCGGTTGGAGAAAAGGCTGCGCATGACGACGTATTGA
- a CDS encoding alpha/beta-type small acid-soluble spore protein, which translates to MPANQQSQGSSSRNQVLVPQARAGLNNMKMEAAQSLGVQIPADGYYGNVTSRETGSLGGYITKNLVAMAEQQLSGGSQFTNR; encoded by the coding sequence ATGCCAGCAAATCAACAGTCTCAAGGCAGCAGCAGCCGGAACCAAGTTCTGGTTCCCCAAGCTCGCGCAGGCCTGAATAACATGAAGATGGAAGCCGCTCAATCTCTTGGAGTTCAAATCCCGGCAGACGGATACTACGGCAACGTGACCAGCCGCGAAACCGGTTCGCTTGGCGGTTACATCACCAAAAACCTGGTAGCCATGGCGGAACAACAACTGTCCGGCGGCAGCCAATTCACGAACCGCTAA
- the trpS gene encoding tryptophan--tRNA ligase yields MSKQRVLSGIQPSGKLTLGNYIGAMINYVALQHEHDCYYMIVDLHAITVPQEPAALREQSEAVAALFVAVGLDPAKAAIFLQSHVRAHAELGWIMTTLSYMGELERMTQFKDKAAGKDAVGAGLFTYPALMAADILLYKTKLVPVGEDQKQHLELTRDLAGRFNHRFGETLVVPEPFIPKVGARIMSLDDATKKMSKSNPNPGSYIALLDSPDDIRKKISRAKTDLGREIVFDPAEKPEISNLMSIFSQCTGKSLDEIQKDYEGQGYGTFKKDVAEAVVSVLEPIQRKYADIRASGEIHRILKDGAERASAVAETTVREVKEAMGFVLPARD; encoded by the coding sequence ATGTCCAAGCAACGCGTATTGTCAGGCATTCAACCGAGCGGCAAACTGACCCTCGGCAACTACATCGGCGCCATGATCAACTATGTCGCCCTGCAGCATGAGCACGACTGCTATTACATGATCGTCGATCTCCACGCGATTACGGTGCCCCAGGAACCGGCTGCGCTGCGCGAACAATCAGAGGCGGTGGCCGCGCTGTTCGTGGCCGTCGGGCTGGATCCCGCGAAGGCGGCGATTTTCCTGCAATCCCACGTGCGCGCCCACGCGGAACTGGGCTGGATCATGACCACGCTCTCGTACATGGGCGAGCTCGAAAGAATGACCCAGTTCAAAGACAAAGCCGCCGGCAAAGACGCGGTGGGAGCGGGCTTGTTCACGTATCCCGCGCTGATGGCGGCGGACATTCTGCTGTACAAAACGAAACTCGTTCCCGTCGGAGAAGACCAGAAGCAGCATTTGGAGCTGACCCGGGATTTGGCCGGCCGCTTCAACCACCGTTTCGGGGAGACGCTCGTCGTGCCGGAGCCTTTCATCCCGAAGGTCGGCGCCCGGATCATGTCCCTGGACGACGCAACCAAAAAAATGAGCAAAAGCAATCCGAACCCCGGCAGTTATATCGCCCTCCTGGATTCCCCGGACGATATCCGCAAAAAAATATCCCGGGCCAAGACGGACTTGGGCCGGGAAATCGTCTTCGATCCTGCGGAGAAGCCGGAGATCAGCAACTTGATGAGCATTTTCTCCCAATGTACGGGCAAATCCCTGGACGAGATTCAGAAGGACTACGAAGGACAAGGCTACGGCACGTTCAAAAAGGACGTCGCGGAAGCGGTCGTGTCGGTGCTGGAGCCGATCCAGCGGAAATACGCCGATATCCGCGCATCCGGGGAAATCCATCGGATTTTGAAGGACGGAGCCGAGAGGGCGTCCGCCGTGGCGGAAACGACCGTTCGCGAAGTGAAAGAGGCGATGGGGTTCGTGCTGCCCGCCCGGGATTAA
- a CDS encoding DUF5325 family protein → MSKTASLLFAVTSVIWMSATAISISYNVWLAILFGVLTVATIGAGFVWKARSRR, encoded by the coding sequence ATGAGCAAAACCGCTTCGTTACTCTTTGCCGTAACGTCCGTTATCTGGATGAGCGCCACGGCGATCAGCATCAGCTACAATGTGTGGCTCGCGATCTTGTTCGGCGTGTTGACCGTCGCCACGATCGGCGCGGGATTCGTGTGGAAAGCCCGCAGCCGTCGGTAA